The proteins below are encoded in one region of Amycolatopsis acidiphila:
- a CDS encoding cytochrome P450, translated as MFDPGDPGFLADPYPEFARLRAAGEVHHHEGLGLAIAVSHKAASTVLRHRGLGRIWSDAQPAEQFVSFNLLHRNSLLENEPPAHTRLRRSIAGAFGRGHVERLRPTVAALADGMVRELAERGEGDLLEHLAQPLPVAVIAELLDIPEPDRPRLVPWSNAIVKMYEYGLPPDGRQAAEEAARDFAGYLRALTEERRRKPGEDLVSDLVQAELTGDEVVATAVLLLMAGHEATVNVIGNGVWALLRHPGQWQRLREDPALLGPAVEELIRFDSPLQLFERTATEDVEIAGFRVAKGEKIAALLGAAARDPEVFDAPGTLDLGRSPNQHLGFGAGIHYCVGAPLARIEIAAALRALTGRMPGLRLAGEPERRPEFVIRGLRTLPVSA; from the coding sequence GTGTTCGATCCTGGTGACCCCGGCTTTCTCGCCGATCCCTATCCGGAGTTCGCCCGGTTGCGGGCGGCCGGCGAAGTCCATCACCACGAGGGGCTCGGGCTGGCGATAGCCGTGTCGCACAAGGCGGCCTCGACGGTGCTGCGGCATCGGGGGCTGGGCCGGATCTGGTCGGACGCGCAGCCCGCGGAACAGTTCGTCTCGTTCAACCTCCTGCACCGCAATTCCTTGCTGGAGAACGAACCTCCCGCGCACACGCGGCTCCGGCGGTCGATCGCCGGCGCCTTCGGGCGCGGGCACGTCGAGCGGTTGCGCCCGACGGTCGCCGCGCTGGCCGACGGGATGGTGCGCGAGCTGGCCGAACGCGGCGAAGGGGACCTGCTCGAACACCTCGCGCAACCGCTGCCGGTCGCGGTGATCGCCGAACTGCTGGACATTCCCGAGCCCGACCGGCCGCGGCTGGTCCCGTGGTCGAACGCCATCGTGAAGATGTACGAGTACGGCCTGCCGCCCGACGGTCGGCAGGCGGCCGAGGAGGCGGCGCGGGATTTCGCCGGCTACCTGCGCGCGCTCACGGAGGAACGCCGTCGCAAGCCCGGCGAGGACCTGGTCAGCGACCTGGTCCAGGCCGAGCTCACGGGCGACGAGGTCGTCGCGACCGCGGTGTTGCTGCTGATGGCCGGGCACGAGGCCACCGTGAACGTCATCGGCAACGGAGTGTGGGCGCTGCTGCGGCACCCCGGTCAGTGGCAGCGCCTGCGGGAGGACCCGGCGCTGCTGGGCCCGGCCGTCGAGGAGCTCATCCGCTTCGACTCGCCCCTGCAGCTGTTCGAACGCACCGCGACCGAGGACGTCGAGATCGCCGGGTTCCGGGTCGCGAAGGGCGAGAAGATCGCCGCACTGCTGGGCGCGGCCGCCCGCGACCCCGAGGTGTTCGACGCGCCCGGCACGCTCGACCTCGGTCGCTCGCCCAACCAGCACCTCGGCTTCGGCGCGGGTATCCACTACTGCGTCGGCGCGCCGCTGGCGCGCATCGAGATCGCCGCCGCGCTGCGTGCCCTCACCGGGCGGATGCCCGGCCTGCGCCTGGCGGGCGAGCCGGAGCGGCGGCCGGAGTTCGTGATCCGCGGTCTGCGAACGCTGCCCGTGTCAGCGTGA